The following is a genomic window from Bacillus sp. V2I10.
CAGATTTCTTCCTCTTTAAGCCTGTTAGTGGCGATTGCATACGTACTGGACAAAACAGCATTCTGTTCGCGTCTGATTTCCTGATTGCGGTACCCGGCTGCCATGATCACCTTCTTGGTTTTAATGCTTGCTCCGTCTGCTGTATACATGATGGCATGGCTTTGCTCAATTTTCCTCCCGGTGACCTCTGTCTTTTCAAAAACACGCACGCCCCGAGCTGCCGCAGCATCAATAAGAGAAAGTGCGAGTTTATAAGGGTTAACTTCTGCGTCACCTCCCGACAAAATCGCTGCCGGTTTGTTAAATCCATACATCCTTTTGATATCGGAAGCGGTCAGCCACTCTGCCTGAAAGGAATGCTTCTTCAGCATGTCATATTCCTTTCTCAATGCTTCTACGTCTGCCTCCTCAGATGCATAATAGAGACTCTCTCTTATTTTAAAGTCAGGATTGATTGATAAGGACGGAACCAGCTTTTCTAATCCTTTCAGTGCCTGTTCACAAAGCCGGTAATGTCTGACAGCTTTCTCCCGGCCAAAGGAGTTTGCGCAGGCTGTAAGCATTTTATCATTCGAATATTGCAGCAGTCCGGTATTTATACTGGAACTTCCGCTGCCGGCACGATCCATTTCAACTAATACAACATTCAGATCTGTTTCGCTCAGAAAATAAGCACAGTTGGCGCCTGACTCGCCGCCTCCGATGATTAATACGTCACAGCAAATATCCATATCCAAGGCTGGGAACGGTTTGTGAGTAACTGTTTCAGGCCAAAAAAATGTTCCGCTTCTGATATCCATTACTTCACCGCCTCTTACAAAGTATGAAGGTAGTTTTTGTTATTCCAAATCCATTCATTCAGGCAATTCACGCAGACATACGGTGACAATTGCCAGTATATTATTTCTGCATGAATCAACACTATAAGAACAGCCATATCAGGCTGATCATTTAACAAAGGAGTTGAAAATAATGGCACGCAGCAGCAACAAATTACTTGTTCCAGGAATTGAACAGGCACTGGATCAAATCAAATATGAAATTGCACAGGAATTTGGAGTTTCGCTTGGATCTGACACAGCAGCACGATCAAACGGATCTGTAGGCGGAGAAATTACAAAGCGCTTAGTCGCTCAAGCACAAGCAGGACTTGGCGGACAATCCTCTAAAACTGAATAACATGGCAAAAACCGCCGGGTGCATCCACCCCGGCGGTTCTCTTGTTACCAGTTATGTAAAAACTAAAAAGCGCCAAACCGTTCAAGGTCATCCTCTTATTTTGGCACTATAAGAATTAATCACGATCAAATCTTGACCCCTCGTCGTTATCTTCATCGTCATCATCTCTGTCTCTATTATATTGATCATTGTCCCTGTGTATTCTGTCATCATCATCTTCGTCATTGTCATCGTCATCGTTTCTGTCTCCCTCACGCTGCCATTTGCCCTTTTCCTCTTCACGCCGTTTTTTCTCAGCTTCTTTATTGGTATTTTTTATCGATACCTTATCTTTTGGCGGAAGAGGGGTAATTTTTTTTTTCTCCGGAATGGTCTCTTTCAGCTCTTCCTCTTTTATTTCAGGCTTTTCTTTTTTCGCCGGTATTTCAGGAGGCGCTTGTTTTTCTTTATCTTCCGCAGGAGGCATTACAGCTGGAGGAGTTTTCTTGCTTTTTTCTTCATTAGCATGACTGGGTGTCTCTTGCTTTCCTTCTTCTTTCTCGCCCTTATTTTCGTTTAAAGGAGCAGTTTCTGCAGGCTTAGGGTTTAATTGCATATACTTGCCGGTTGAAATGCCTTGATCTGCTGCTTTATTTCTTGTCTCAACATCAGATTCAACTGCACTGACTTTTACATTTTCGTTTTTATATGAATCCTTTAAATGGTCAACATCAGCGCGCATTTTCTTTTTGACGGATTCATGTTTGTCATCTGTGGTCACGGTCGTTATGAATATTTCTTTTTCTCCCTTTAAATAGCCTAAATCTTTGCTTTTGTCGACAATCTTGGAAAAGACGTCTGAGATCTTGCGGTTTTTCCAGTCTTTTATATCACCAAGCATTTTTTTCCCATCTTCATTCATCGGCTCTATCTGCACGACCTGAAGCTTCTCATTCAATCTAAGCTCAAAGCTTGGATTGATATCAATTGTCATGTAAGCATACACTTTGTCATCTTTAAAAACGGGCAGCACTGTAAAAAAAAGAAGAATAAGAGCCATACCTGCCAATAACCCGTTTCTAATTCCGCGCAAATTAAAGATGCTTAACGGCTTTGCCCTTTCGCTTGTATCTGAAAGTTGAAAAAAAGTTATTTCCTCACCCAGCTCGTATGAACGTTTTTGTTTATTTGCTTTCAAAAATTGTCCATCGAGGGTAAGTAATGTGACGTAATCATCATTTCGATCAACGACGATCCCTTTTTTCATGATTGAAGCACCCCTCTTATATAGTCTTTCAGATAAATGTAATCCCCAGATAAAATAATTGTCATTGCAATAATATATTTTCTATTTCTCTCTATTGTTTTGCGACTGACAGATACAAGCGTCTCAAGCTGTTTGACCGGCAGCTGTTTTTTTGTGAACAGGATGCGCTTGAGTTCATCATGTTCAATAAGTATTTGCGCCACCTTAATTGCATTTTGTCTTGCGTCCATATGCTTTGGAGATTGCTCCATCAGTTCTGAAAAGGACAGGCCAAATTCCTGCAGGACAGTCTGAAAGTAAACAATCTCTTCTCTGCGCTGTTCTTGTTCAATCAGTTTCTGATGCTCTTCAATCGACAGATCCGCCTCGATCTTGCTTTGAGAGGCCTCGCCTTCTTCATGCTCCTGAAGGTCAATGTTCACTGTCTGGGCATTCCTTGCTTCTTTCCGGATATAATCGATCACTTTTCTCTTTATAATCAATTCGGCGAATGCAAGAAGCGAGCTCCCTTTTTCAGTTGAATACTTTTCAATGGCTTCATTAAAAGCAATAAGACCAATACTGAACTCATCGTCTCTCTCATCAATGTACCTTTTACAAACCGAAGAAACGGTTTTTGCCACGAATGGTTTATATTGGTCAATTAGCGTGTTCTGCATTTGCTGATCCCCATCTTGTATCTGCAAGACGGTATCTTCTAAAGTTGGTTTCTTTTTGCCAAGTTTAAACAGTAGGCTAAGCACCGGTTCTCACCTCAGTTTCTCCCATATTACTTCGTATAATCATAGCTAATTTGCATGGAGAGCGCAAAGGAAGAAAATTGGAATTATGCTTGCCTGTCGGATAAATGGAAATGGGAGACGGAAAAAGATTTGAAGCTGTTAGATGATTTTAAACCTGCGGATTTACTCCTCTCATTTATTTTTTCCTCACTAAACAGCTACGAAATGAAATCGGAATTTGAGGGTGTGAAAATTCTTTTTTACAAAAAGATTACAAAGTATGTGAAAAATTATAGGGGAATTGGCTGTAATTTGACATTTCTATCTAATTAAAGGAATTAATTTCAAATACCGGAGGAATTTCTTTCTATCTCCGCAAATTCAAATGCACACTAGCCAATATGGAATATGAGGTGTGAAACCACAAAAAAGCCCGCAAATTGTCCAAGTTCAACCCGAAAATGTCCTTTATTAGCTGCCGTTTAGAAGTGTAAAAGTACACATATTGCAGATGCAATACAGCCCCTATGAACATAACTATCCGAAACCGGTGTTTCATAATCCGCTGACGCCTTGAACCGATCCGCAAATCCGGGTTTCACTTTCGGAAATCAGGTTTTACCTACTGCTGCTTAAATGAGGCGAGTACACCATATTAAAGCCGGCAAAATGCTCAATTTCCCCAACAAAAAAGCACCCGAGTTCATTTCGGATGCTGCTTTTTTATCTGTGTTCCGCTTCTTCAATCATGCGCTCTTCTTCTGATTCCGGCTTGTCACTTTCATCTTTTGACAGGAACCATCCTGCTATGGCAATGCCTGCAAGGATACATCCATTCTTTCACTCCTCCTAATAGTATCTTTAATCTACCAATATCATTTCACTTCTATCGTAAAAACACCTTTTCCTTATCCTGGAAAAGGTGTTTTTATTTAATTCTTATGAGTGTATGTTGAAGGCTTGATTGCTTTTCTTGTCATAAACTTGTACAAAAGAAAAACAATGACAATGACAACACCCGCCGGAAGCAAATAGTCGTTCGCCATTCCGCCTACTTCCTCCCATTTGTCACCAAGTTTAAACCCAAGAAATACGTATAAAAACGTAATAGGAAGCATTGCAGCAAACGTATAAATGGAAAAAATCCAGACTTTCATTTTAGCCATTCCGCATGGTATGGAGATCAGCGTTCTGACTCCAGGCAGGAAACGGGCGGTAAATGCCACCATCGCTCCGTTTTTTTCGAAGAAAGCATCTGCCTTTGAAAGGTTTTCTTCGTTGATAAACATATATTTTCCATACTTTATGAGAAAAGGTCTTCCCCCGTAGCGGCCAAGCGCATAAAGGGTAAGCGGACCGATTGTTCCCCCGACCGTTCCGGCAAGAACCGTCCCCCATAAAGCCATATCTCCCTGATAAACCCAATACCCTGCAAGCGGCAGCACCACTTCAGCAGGCACAAACTCAAAGCATAGTGCAAGGAGCACGCCAAAGTACGAAAGGTCTTTAAAGTATTCAATAAAAGCTAGAATGTAATGTTCCATGTTCAGTACCAAACTCCTTTTCAGTTCTACAAGCTATCATACTACACATACGATTAAAAAGGGACAACTTTACAGATTATTAATTTTTGGCTTTTTTCGGTTTGATGATGCAGATGGAAGTCACGAAAAGAGCCTATTCTTTAATTGAGGTGAAGAAATGGATTGGCTGCAGGCAATGATATTAGGATTCATACAAGGTCTGACTGAATTTCTGCCGATAAGTTCAACAGGACATCTCTACTTGGGAAGAAAGCTGTTCGGAATGCAAGACGGAGGAATCTTTCTTGATACGATGCTGCACATCGGAACCTTTATCGCGCTCATCGTGTATTACAGAGATATTTTACTTAAGCTTTTAAAAAATCCTTTTACCAAGCTGACATTTTTATTATTTGTAGGAACACTGCCTGCCGTTTTCGCAGGGGTGTTTATCAGTGATTTTTTTGATGGCATTTCAAAGTCCGGTGTCACCATCGGGTGGGAATTTTTAATTACAGGAGTATTTTTATGGTTTGCGGATTCCATAAAAAAGGGTTCAAAAAAACTGGATGATTTAACTGCAGGCGACGCTTTGTTTATCGGCTGTTTCCAGGCTTTTGCTATATTTCCCGCGATTTCAAGGTCAGGGATGACGATTGTAGGAGCATTGATGCGAAAAATCGATAAAGAAACCGCAGCTTACTTTTCATTTTTGCTCTCCATTCCGGCCATATTTGGGGCTATCGTGTTTCAATCAGCAGATCTTTTCTCTGGGCAGGCAGCGGCTATCGGCTTCTTCCCTTTGCTCCTGGCAACTTTGAGCGCTGCATTTACGGGCTACATCGCAGTAAAATGGATGATCGGCTATGTAAAAAAGCACTCCTTAAAAGGATTTGCCGTATATGTTTGGGCGCTTGGGGTGTTAGTCATCGTCATTCAATCTATTTAAAATCAAAAAAAGTAGCCGCCTTTAAGAGGTACGGCTACTTTTTTTTGTTGCAGCCCCCTCCTTTTTGGCATCGTTATTTTCTAAATGTATTCCTACAAAAAAGAGATCATAAACTTTTCACCTTAAAAAACGAATCGAAATACGATCGTCTTTTTCCTGAAAGAATTGACAAGTTCAGCTAAAAACCATTTTTTTCTGCACATCATCCGCTCGTAATCGCAGAAGCTAAGAAAAAAAAGGAAAGCAGGAGAAAATCATGCACACAATGTGGAAAGGGTCCATCAGCTTCGGACTGGTGAATATCCCAATCAAATTATATGCTGCTACTGAAGATAAAGATGTAAAGCTCAGAAATTTGCACAGTAAATGTC
Proteins encoded in this region:
- the sigI gene encoding RNA polymerase sigma factor SigI, whose amino-acid sequence is MLSLLFKLGKKKPTLEDTVLQIQDGDQQMQNTLIDQYKPFVAKTVSSVCKRYIDERDDEFSIGLIAFNEAIEKYSTEKGSSLLAFAELIIKRKVIDYIRKEARNAQTVNIDLQEHEEGEASQSKIEADLSIEEHQKLIEQEQRREEIVYFQTVLQEFGLSFSELMEQSPKHMDARQNAIKVAQILIEHDELKRILFTKKQLPVKQLETLVSVSRKTIERNRKYIIAMTIILSGDYIYLKDYIRGVLQS
- a CDS encoding DedA family protein; translation: MEHYILAFIEYFKDLSYFGVLLALCFEFVPAEVVLPLAGYWVYQGDMALWGTVLAGTVGGTIGPLTLYALGRYGGRPFLIKYGKYMFINEENLSKADAFFEKNGAMVAFTARFLPGVRTLISIPCGMAKMKVWIFSIYTFAAMLPITFLYVFLGFKLGDKWEEVGGMANDYLLPAGVVIVIVFLLYKFMTRKAIKPSTYTHKN
- a CDS encoding FAD-binding oxidoreductase, with translation MDIRSGTFFWPETVTHKPFPALDMDICCDVLIIGGGESGANCAYFLSETDLNVVLVEMDRAGSGSSSINTGLLQYSNDKMLTACANSFGREKAVRHYRLCEQALKGLEKLVPSLSINPDFKIRESLYYASEEADVEALRKEYDMLKKHSFQAEWLTASDIKRMYGFNKPAAILSGGDAEVNPYKLALSLIDAAAARGVRVFEKTEVTGRKIEQSHAIMYTADGASIKTKKVIMAAGYRNQEIRREQNAVLSSTYAIATNRLKEEEIWHGQTLIWETARPYLYIRTTADNRIIAGGLDEGTIDAGKIDSKLIHKRDQLLMEVKKLFPELKLEAEYFWGAVFGSTHDGLPMIKEYPELPHCLFFLGYGGNGTIYSHMLASLIRDHLTGKPNDDLQIYIKR
- a CDS encoding alpha/beta-type small acid-soluble spore protein; translated protein: MARSSNKLLVPGIEQALDQIKYEIAQEFGVSLGSDTAARSNGSVGGEITKRLVAQAQAGLGGQSSKTE
- a CDS encoding undecaprenyl-diphosphate phosphatase, producing the protein MDWLQAMILGFIQGLTEFLPISSTGHLYLGRKLFGMQDGGIFLDTMLHIGTFIALIVYYRDILLKLLKNPFTKLTFLLFVGTLPAVFAGVFISDFFDGISKSGVTIGWEFLITGVFLWFADSIKKGSKKLDDLTAGDALFIGCFQAFAIFPAISRSGMTIVGALMRKIDKETAAYFSFLLSIPAIFGAIVFQSADLFSGQAAAIGFFPLLLATLSAAFTGYIAVKWMIGYVKKHSLKGFAVYVWALGVLVIVIQSI
- a CDS encoding anti-sigma factor domain-containing protein, whose translation is MKKGIVVDRNDDYVTLLTLDGQFLKANKQKRSYELGEEITFFQLSDTSERAKPLSIFNLRGIRNGLLAGMALILLFFTVLPVFKDDKVYAYMTIDINPSFELRLNEKLQVVQIEPMNEDGKKMLGDIKDWKNRKISDVFSKIVDKSKDLGYLKGEKEIFITTVTTDDKHESVKKKMRADVDHLKDSYKNENVKVSAVESDVETRNKAADQGISTGKYMQLNPKPAETAPLNENKGEKEEGKQETPSHANEEKSKKTPPAVMPPAEDKEKQAPPEIPAKKEKPEIKEEELKETIPEKKKITPLPPKDKVSIKNTNKEAEKKRREEEKGKWQREGDRNDDDDNDEDDDDRIHRDNDQYNRDRDDDDEDNDEGSRFDRD